The following proteins come from a genomic window of Nycticebus coucang isolate mNycCou1 chromosome 11, mNycCou1.pri, whole genome shotgun sequence:
- the ZNF786 gene encoding zinc finger protein 786 isoform X2 produces MVEPTPLPLTFEDVAIYFSEQEWQNLEAWQKELYKHVMRTNYEMLISLDDGLPKPELISWIEQGRDPFRNWRESQTLGNIIRSSADLHFDPVNERQLFWGSQQTVNSGETKCHSQVNPLQSQHSFGSFVGEREDVSFEPSRGITLVSPQGHDTWAVTPVGQSCNESAQREEIPSLPGLQEVLSWKNARHPCAVCGESFWKKNHLVNHQRSHWKDLPHRAWKKFSRPSDMQPHLGALWAQRHFPCHQCDRRFRLKHCLLRHLVAHKGTSPFQSPECKMCLRQERTLLSHHLLLKEKPSQHPKYNKSLLPVDNIQAHQCQQDGERLASWQEGLGAFTTSVHSGQKTGLCLDCDSQALPLGHGTEKSCACIECRTFPARSMPASHFRVQVGEKPFQCPERDKRFRLSGLLQVHQRVHSGERPISCGKCGKGFKQCRLTDHIRVHGGEKPFWCAECGRNFCQRGQLLRHRRLHTDEKRFQCPECELSFRLKSMLTAHRLQHGGERPFSCSECGRGFTHQCKLREHLRVHSGERPFQCPECDKSFRLKGILKAHQRTHSKERLFSCSECGKGFTRQSKLTEHFRVHSGERPFQCPECSRSFRLKGQLLSHQRLHTGERPFQCPECGKSYRVKADMKAHQLLHGGEMPFSCECGKGFAKQSKLVEHIRTHTGEKPFQCPKCDKSFRLKAQLLSHQGLHTGERPFHCPECDKNFRERGHMLRHQRIHRPERPFACDECGKGFIYKSKLAEHIRVHTKSCRAPNEPDIKKRFSQLFAMIEADWS; encoded by the exons ATGATGGACTTCCCAAACCAGAACTAATATCCTGGATTGAACAGGGAAGAGACCCCTTCAGGAATTGGAGAGAATCACAGACATTGGGAAACATAATTCGTTCCTCTGCTGACTTGCACTTTGATCCAGTTAATGAGAGACAGCTGTTTTGGG gaAGCCAGCAAACTGTGAATTCAGGAGAAACCAAATGCCATTCCCAAGTAAATCCTCTTCAGAGCCAGCATTCATTTGGCTCCTTTGTAGGAGAAAGGGAAGATGTTTCTTTCGAGCCTTCCCGAGGCATAACCCTTGTGAGCCCACAAGGACACGATACATGGGCTGTAACTCCAGTAGGCCAAAGCTGCAATGAGTCTGCCCAAAGAGAAGAAATCCCAAGTCTCCCTGGTTTGCAGGAAGTTCTGTCCTGGAAGAATGCCCGGCATCCTTGTGCTGTCTGCGGGGAGAGCTTTTGGAAGAAGAACCATTTAGTAAATCACCAGAGAAGCCACTGGAAGGACCTGCCTCATAGGGCGTGGAAGAAATTCAGCAGGCCATCTGATATGCAGCCACACCTGGGTGCCCTGTGGGCACAGAGGCATTTCCCGTGCCACCAGTGTGATAGGCGCTTCCGCCTGAAGCACTGTTTGCTGAGACATCTGGTTGCCCATAAGGGCACAAGCCCATTCCAGTCCCCTGAATGTAAAATGTGCTTACGGCAGGAGCGGACCCTTCTCAGCCACCACCTCCTGCTTAAGGAGAAGCCTTCTCAGCACCCCAAATACAACAAGAGCCTTCTCCCAGTGGACAATATACAGGCTCACCAGTGCCAGCAGGATGGGGAGAGGCTGGCCTCCTGGCAAGAAGGCCTTGGTGCCTTCACCACCAGTGTGCATTCAGGGCAGAAGACAGGCCTGTGCCTGGACTGTGACTCACAGGCTCTGCCCCTGGGCCATGGCACAGAGAAGTCCTGCGCATGCATAGAGTGTAGAACCTTCCCTGCAAGGTCCATGCCAGCCAGCCACTTCAGGGTGCAGGTGGGAGAAAAGCCCTTCCAGTGCCCGGAGAGAGACAAGCGTTTCCGCTTGAGTGGCCTGCTGCAGGTCCACCAGCGTGTGCACAGTGGGGAGCGACCCATCTCCTGCGGGAAGTGTGGCAAGGGCTTCAAACAGTGTAGACTCACAGACCACATCCGGGTCCACGGTGGGGAGAAGCCTTTCTGGTGTGCCGAGTGTGGCAGGAACTTCTGTCAGAGGGGGCAACTGCTGAGGCACCGGCGCCTGCACACAGACGAGAAGCGCTTTCAGTGTCCGGAGTGTGAGCTGAGCTTCCGCTTGAAGAGCATGCTCACTGCCCACCGGCTCCAGCATGGCGGGGAGAGGCCATTCTCTTGCAGCGAGTGTGGCAGGGGCTTCACCCACCAGTGTAAGCTCCGGGAGCACCTGAGAGTACACAGTGGAGAGAGGCCCTTCCAGTGCCCGGAGTGTGACAAGAGCTTCCGCCTGAAGGGCATCCTGAAGGCCCACCAGCGCACCCACAGCAAGGAGAGGCTGTTCTCCTGCAGTGAGTGTGGCAAGGGCTTTACCAGACAGTCCAAGCTCACGGAGCACTTCCGCGTGCACAGTGGGGAGAGGCCGTTTCAGTGCCCAGAGTGCAGCAGGAGCTTCCGCCTGAAGGGGCAGCTGCTCAGCCACCAACGCCTGCACACCGGGGAGAGGCCATTCCAGTGCCCTGAGTGCGGCAAGAGCTACCGTGTGAAGGCCGACATGAAGGCCCACCAGCTGCTGCACGGCGGGGAGATGCCATTCTCTTGTGAGTGTGGCAAGGGCTTTGCTAAGCAGTCTAAACTTGTGGAACACATCAGGACACACACAGGAGAGAAGCCTTTTCAGTGTCCAAAATGTGACAAGAGTTTCCGCTTGAAGGCACAGCTGCTCAGCCACCAAGGCCTGCACACGGGGGAGCGGCCTTTCCACTGCCCTGAGTGTGATAAAAACTTCCGGGAAAGGGGACACATGCTTAGGCATCAGCGCATACACAGGCCTGAGAGGCCCTTTGCCTGTGACGAGTGTGGAAAGGGCTTCATTTATAAGTCTAAACTTGCTGAGCACATCAGAGTACACACGAAGTCCTGTCGTGCTCCAAATGAGCCTGACATTAAAAAAAGGTTTAGTCAACTATTTGCAATGATAGAGGCTGACTGGAGTTGA
- the ZNF786 gene encoding zinc finger protein 786 isoform X1, whose amino-acid sequence MHAEAFTKADADSMLLLPLTFEDVAIYFSEQEWQNLEAWQKELYKHVMRTNYEMLISLDDGLPKPELISWIEQGRDPFRNWRESQTLGNIIRSSADLHFDPVNERQLFWGSQQTVNSGETKCHSQVNPLQSQHSFGSFVGEREDVSFEPSRGITLVSPQGHDTWAVTPVGQSCNESAQREEIPSLPGLQEVLSWKNARHPCAVCGESFWKKNHLVNHQRSHWKDLPHRAWKKFSRPSDMQPHLGALWAQRHFPCHQCDRRFRLKHCLLRHLVAHKGTSPFQSPECKMCLRQERTLLSHHLLLKEKPSQHPKYNKSLLPVDNIQAHQCQQDGERLASWQEGLGAFTTSVHSGQKTGLCLDCDSQALPLGHGTEKSCACIECRTFPARSMPASHFRVQVGEKPFQCPERDKRFRLSGLLQVHQRVHSGERPISCGKCGKGFKQCRLTDHIRVHGGEKPFWCAECGRNFCQRGQLLRHRRLHTDEKRFQCPECELSFRLKSMLTAHRLQHGGERPFSCSECGRGFTHQCKLREHLRVHSGERPFQCPECDKSFRLKGILKAHQRTHSKERLFSCSECGKGFTRQSKLTEHFRVHSGERPFQCPECSRSFRLKGQLLSHQRLHTGERPFQCPECGKSYRVKADMKAHQLLHGGEMPFSCECGKGFAKQSKLVEHIRTHTGEKPFQCPKCDKSFRLKAQLLSHQGLHTGERPFHCPECDKNFRERGHMLRHQRIHRPERPFACDECGKGFIYKSKLAEHIRVHTKSCRAPNEPDIKKRFSQLFAMIEADWS is encoded by the exons ATGATGGACTTCCCAAACCAGAACTAATATCCTGGATTGAACAGGGAAGAGACCCCTTCAGGAATTGGAGAGAATCACAGACATTGGGAAACATAATTCGTTCCTCTGCTGACTTGCACTTTGATCCAGTTAATGAGAGACAGCTGTTTTGGG gaAGCCAGCAAACTGTGAATTCAGGAGAAACCAAATGCCATTCCCAAGTAAATCCTCTTCAGAGCCAGCATTCATTTGGCTCCTTTGTAGGAGAAAGGGAAGATGTTTCTTTCGAGCCTTCCCGAGGCATAACCCTTGTGAGCCCACAAGGACACGATACATGGGCTGTAACTCCAGTAGGCCAAAGCTGCAATGAGTCTGCCCAAAGAGAAGAAATCCCAAGTCTCCCTGGTTTGCAGGAAGTTCTGTCCTGGAAGAATGCCCGGCATCCTTGTGCTGTCTGCGGGGAGAGCTTTTGGAAGAAGAACCATTTAGTAAATCACCAGAGAAGCCACTGGAAGGACCTGCCTCATAGGGCGTGGAAGAAATTCAGCAGGCCATCTGATATGCAGCCACACCTGGGTGCCCTGTGGGCACAGAGGCATTTCCCGTGCCACCAGTGTGATAGGCGCTTCCGCCTGAAGCACTGTTTGCTGAGACATCTGGTTGCCCATAAGGGCACAAGCCCATTCCAGTCCCCTGAATGTAAAATGTGCTTACGGCAGGAGCGGACCCTTCTCAGCCACCACCTCCTGCTTAAGGAGAAGCCTTCTCAGCACCCCAAATACAACAAGAGCCTTCTCCCAGTGGACAATATACAGGCTCACCAGTGCCAGCAGGATGGGGAGAGGCTGGCCTCCTGGCAAGAAGGCCTTGGTGCCTTCACCACCAGTGTGCATTCAGGGCAGAAGACAGGCCTGTGCCTGGACTGTGACTCACAGGCTCTGCCCCTGGGCCATGGCACAGAGAAGTCCTGCGCATGCATAGAGTGTAGAACCTTCCCTGCAAGGTCCATGCCAGCCAGCCACTTCAGGGTGCAGGTGGGAGAAAAGCCCTTCCAGTGCCCGGAGAGAGACAAGCGTTTCCGCTTGAGTGGCCTGCTGCAGGTCCACCAGCGTGTGCACAGTGGGGAGCGACCCATCTCCTGCGGGAAGTGTGGCAAGGGCTTCAAACAGTGTAGACTCACAGACCACATCCGGGTCCACGGTGGGGAGAAGCCTTTCTGGTGTGCCGAGTGTGGCAGGAACTTCTGTCAGAGGGGGCAACTGCTGAGGCACCGGCGCCTGCACACAGACGAGAAGCGCTTTCAGTGTCCGGAGTGTGAGCTGAGCTTCCGCTTGAAGAGCATGCTCACTGCCCACCGGCTCCAGCATGGCGGGGAGAGGCCATTCTCTTGCAGCGAGTGTGGCAGGGGCTTCACCCACCAGTGTAAGCTCCGGGAGCACCTGAGAGTACACAGTGGAGAGAGGCCCTTCCAGTGCCCGGAGTGTGACAAGAGCTTCCGCCTGAAGGGCATCCTGAAGGCCCACCAGCGCACCCACAGCAAGGAGAGGCTGTTCTCCTGCAGTGAGTGTGGCAAGGGCTTTACCAGACAGTCCAAGCTCACGGAGCACTTCCGCGTGCACAGTGGGGAGAGGCCGTTTCAGTGCCCAGAGTGCAGCAGGAGCTTCCGCCTGAAGGGGCAGCTGCTCAGCCACCAACGCCTGCACACCGGGGAGAGGCCATTCCAGTGCCCTGAGTGCGGCAAGAGCTACCGTGTGAAGGCCGACATGAAGGCCCACCAGCTGCTGCACGGCGGGGAGATGCCATTCTCTTGTGAGTGTGGCAAGGGCTTTGCTAAGCAGTCTAAACTTGTGGAACACATCAGGACACACACAGGAGAGAAGCCTTTTCAGTGTCCAAAATGTGACAAGAGTTTCCGCTTGAAGGCACAGCTGCTCAGCCACCAAGGCCTGCACACGGGGGAGCGGCCTTTCCACTGCCCTGAGTGTGATAAAAACTTCCGGGAAAGGGGACACATGCTTAGGCATCAGCGCATACACAGGCCTGAGAGGCCCTTTGCCTGTGACGAGTGTGGAAAGGGCTTCATTTATAAGTCTAAACTTGCTGAGCACATCAGAGTACACACGAAGTCCTGTCGTGCTCCAAATGAGCCTGACATTAAAAAAAGGTTTAGTCAACTATTTGCAATGATAGAGGCTGACTGGAGTTGA
- the ZNF786 gene encoding zinc finger protein 786 isoform X3: MRTNYEMLISLDDGLPKPELISWIEQGRDPFRNWRESQTLGNIIRSSADLHFDPVNERQLFWGSQQTVNSGETKCHSQVNPLQSQHSFGSFVGEREDVSFEPSRGITLVSPQGHDTWAVTPVGQSCNESAQREEIPSLPGLQEVLSWKNARHPCAVCGESFWKKNHLVNHQRSHWKDLPHRAWKKFSRPSDMQPHLGALWAQRHFPCHQCDRRFRLKHCLLRHLVAHKGTSPFQSPECKMCLRQERTLLSHHLLLKEKPSQHPKYNKSLLPVDNIQAHQCQQDGERLASWQEGLGAFTTSVHSGQKTGLCLDCDSQALPLGHGTEKSCACIECRTFPARSMPASHFRVQVGEKPFQCPERDKRFRLSGLLQVHQRVHSGERPISCGKCGKGFKQCRLTDHIRVHGGEKPFWCAECGRNFCQRGQLLRHRRLHTDEKRFQCPECELSFRLKSMLTAHRLQHGGERPFSCSECGRGFTHQCKLREHLRVHSGERPFQCPECDKSFRLKGILKAHQRTHSKERLFSCSECGKGFTRQSKLTEHFRVHSGERPFQCPECSRSFRLKGQLLSHQRLHTGERPFQCPECGKSYRVKADMKAHQLLHGGEMPFSCECGKGFAKQSKLVEHIRTHTGEKPFQCPKCDKSFRLKAQLLSHQGLHTGERPFHCPECDKNFRERGHMLRHQRIHRPERPFACDECGKGFIYKSKLAEHIRVHTKSCRAPNEPDIKKRFSQLFAMIEADWS, encoded by the exons ATGATGGACTTCCCAAACCAGAACTAATATCCTGGATTGAACAGGGAAGAGACCCCTTCAGGAATTGGAGAGAATCACAGACATTGGGAAACATAATTCGTTCCTCTGCTGACTTGCACTTTGATCCAGTTAATGAGAGACAGCTGTTTTGGG gaAGCCAGCAAACTGTGAATTCAGGAGAAACCAAATGCCATTCCCAAGTAAATCCTCTTCAGAGCCAGCATTCATTTGGCTCCTTTGTAGGAGAAAGGGAAGATGTTTCTTTCGAGCCTTCCCGAGGCATAACCCTTGTGAGCCCACAAGGACACGATACATGGGCTGTAACTCCAGTAGGCCAAAGCTGCAATGAGTCTGCCCAAAGAGAAGAAATCCCAAGTCTCCCTGGTTTGCAGGAAGTTCTGTCCTGGAAGAATGCCCGGCATCCTTGTGCTGTCTGCGGGGAGAGCTTTTGGAAGAAGAACCATTTAGTAAATCACCAGAGAAGCCACTGGAAGGACCTGCCTCATAGGGCGTGGAAGAAATTCAGCAGGCCATCTGATATGCAGCCACACCTGGGTGCCCTGTGGGCACAGAGGCATTTCCCGTGCCACCAGTGTGATAGGCGCTTCCGCCTGAAGCACTGTTTGCTGAGACATCTGGTTGCCCATAAGGGCACAAGCCCATTCCAGTCCCCTGAATGTAAAATGTGCTTACGGCAGGAGCGGACCCTTCTCAGCCACCACCTCCTGCTTAAGGAGAAGCCTTCTCAGCACCCCAAATACAACAAGAGCCTTCTCCCAGTGGACAATATACAGGCTCACCAGTGCCAGCAGGATGGGGAGAGGCTGGCCTCCTGGCAAGAAGGCCTTGGTGCCTTCACCACCAGTGTGCATTCAGGGCAGAAGACAGGCCTGTGCCTGGACTGTGACTCACAGGCTCTGCCCCTGGGCCATGGCACAGAGAAGTCCTGCGCATGCATAGAGTGTAGAACCTTCCCTGCAAGGTCCATGCCAGCCAGCCACTTCAGGGTGCAGGTGGGAGAAAAGCCCTTCCAGTGCCCGGAGAGAGACAAGCGTTTCCGCTTGAGTGGCCTGCTGCAGGTCCACCAGCGTGTGCACAGTGGGGAGCGACCCATCTCCTGCGGGAAGTGTGGCAAGGGCTTCAAACAGTGTAGACTCACAGACCACATCCGGGTCCACGGTGGGGAGAAGCCTTTCTGGTGTGCCGAGTGTGGCAGGAACTTCTGTCAGAGGGGGCAACTGCTGAGGCACCGGCGCCTGCACACAGACGAGAAGCGCTTTCAGTGTCCGGAGTGTGAGCTGAGCTTCCGCTTGAAGAGCATGCTCACTGCCCACCGGCTCCAGCATGGCGGGGAGAGGCCATTCTCTTGCAGCGAGTGTGGCAGGGGCTTCACCCACCAGTGTAAGCTCCGGGAGCACCTGAGAGTACACAGTGGAGAGAGGCCCTTCCAGTGCCCGGAGTGTGACAAGAGCTTCCGCCTGAAGGGCATCCTGAAGGCCCACCAGCGCACCCACAGCAAGGAGAGGCTGTTCTCCTGCAGTGAGTGTGGCAAGGGCTTTACCAGACAGTCCAAGCTCACGGAGCACTTCCGCGTGCACAGTGGGGAGAGGCCGTTTCAGTGCCCAGAGTGCAGCAGGAGCTTCCGCCTGAAGGGGCAGCTGCTCAGCCACCAACGCCTGCACACCGGGGAGAGGCCATTCCAGTGCCCTGAGTGCGGCAAGAGCTACCGTGTGAAGGCCGACATGAAGGCCCACCAGCTGCTGCACGGCGGGGAGATGCCATTCTCTTGTGAGTGTGGCAAGGGCTTTGCTAAGCAGTCTAAACTTGTGGAACACATCAGGACACACACAGGAGAGAAGCCTTTTCAGTGTCCAAAATGTGACAAGAGTTTCCGCTTGAAGGCACAGCTGCTCAGCCACCAAGGCCTGCACACGGGGGAGCGGCCTTTCCACTGCCCTGAGTGTGATAAAAACTTCCGGGAAAGGGGACACATGCTTAGGCATCAGCGCATACACAGGCCTGAGAGGCCCTTTGCCTGTGACGAGTGTGGAAAGGGCTTCATTTATAAGTCTAAACTTGCTGAGCACATCAGAGTACACACGAAGTCCTGTCGTGCTCCAAATGAGCCTGACATTAAAAAAAGGTTTAGTCAACTATTTGCAATGATAGAGGCTGACTGGAGTTGA